A stretch of Leptospira terpstrae serovar Hualin str. LT 11-33 = ATCC 700639 DNA encodes these proteins:
- a CDS encoding ethanolamine ammonia-lyase subunit EutB translates to MGYRITLGAKTYNFPELKDLLAKASPHRSGDVLAGLSATSQEERVAAQMVLSDVYLSEFLNIELIPANKDEVTKLILDSHNKEAFALVSHLTVGGFRDFLLAETTDAEVITSIQWGLTPEMVAAVSKLMSNQDLILVGNKIKVITKFRNTLGLPGRLSVRLQPNHPTDDPKGIAASLLDGLLLGSGDAVIGINPATDNIPTCIALLEMLDNLIQKYSIPTQSCILTHVTTSMEVMKRGAPLDLVFQSIGGTEDLNKSFGVNLSILKEARQMALSLGRGTVGDNVMYFETGQGSALSAGAHHGIDQQTLEVRAYAVAREFSPLLVNTVVGFIGPEYLYNGKQIIRAGLEDHFCGKLLGLPMGVDVCYTNHAEADQDDMDTLLTLLGVAGCTYIMGVPGADDVMLSYQSTSFHDALYLRQVLGLKPAPEFERWLLEKGIFSNKNGFLPKENKELRLLEELLEN, encoded by the coding sequence CCAAATGGTTCTTTCTGATGTATATCTTTCTGAGTTTTTAAATATAGAATTAATTCCAGCAAACAAAGATGAGGTGACAAAACTCATTTTAGATTCGCATAATAAGGAAGCTTTTGCCTTAGTTTCGCATCTAACAGTAGGTGGTTTTCGTGATTTTCTGTTAGCTGAAACAACAGATGCAGAAGTCATCACTTCGATCCAATGGGGACTTACACCAGAGATGGTTGCTGCCGTATCCAAATTAATGTCCAATCAGGATTTGATATTAGTTGGAAATAAAATAAAAGTAATCACTAAATTTAGAAATACCTTAGGGTTGCCGGGTCGACTATCTGTAAGATTACAGCCAAATCATCCTACCGATGATCCAAAAGGGATCGCTGCTAGTTTACTCGATGGACTTCTTTTAGGGAGTGGTGATGCTGTGATTGGAATCAATCCTGCAACCGATAACATTCCAACTTGCATTGCGCTACTCGAGATGTTAGACAATCTCATCCAAAAATATTCCATCCCCACACAGTCATGTATCTTAACTCATGTGACCACTTCAATGGAAGTGATGAAACGAGGCGCCCCATTGGATTTGGTATTTCAATCCATAGGAGGGACAGAAGATTTAAATAAAAGTTTTGGTGTGAATCTTTCTATTTTGAAAGAGGCAAGGCAAATGGCACTTTCTTTAGGCCGAGGAACAGTGGGTGATAACGTGATGTATTTTGAAACCGGGCAAGGCAGTGCTTTGTCGGCAGGTGCACACCATGGAATCGACCAACAAACATTAGAAGTGAGAGCTTATGCAGTGGCTAGAGAGTTTTCACCACTTCTTGTGAATACTGTTGTTGGATTTATTGGTCCTGAATATTTGTACAATGGAAAACAAATCATTCGAGCAGGTCTTGAAGATCATTTTTGTGGAAAGTTACTTGGTCTTCCCATGGGAGTGGATGTTTGTTATACGAATCATGCAGAAGCAGACCAAGACGATATGGATACGCTATTGACATTGTTAGGTGTCGCGGGATGCACCTATATTATGGGAGTCCCTGGCGCAGATGATGTCATGTTGTCATATCAAAGTACTTCCTTTCATGACGCTTTGTATCTTAGGCAAGTGTTAGGATTAAAACCTGCTCCTGAGTTTGAAAGATGGTTACTCGAAAAAGGTATTTTTTCAAACAAAAATGGCTTTTTGCCAAAAGAAAACAAAGAGCTTCGCTTACTCGAAGAGTTGTTGGAAAATTAA
- the eutC gene encoding ethanolamine ammonia-lyase subunit EutC — protein sequence MTFSEEWKQFSTARIGLHRFGGSISTKEVLKFRLDHARARDAVLLSPNFSKLLEQLGVLGKPKKLPTLFMESKVHSKEEYLLRPDLGRRLSLESIANLQTFAGECDLVLIGVDGLSAKAIDENLIPFLKILIDAISKTGLRLGPLVLSKWGRVAIGDEIGEVLNSKISIVIIGERPGLSSADSLGVYITYSPQVGKTDECRNCISNVRPGGFGFEAAVAKTMYLIEESIRRKLSGVELKDEMPPEFLLKSKENPNLSA from the coding sequence ATGACTTTTTCAGAGGAATGGAAACAGTTTAGTACGGCAAGAATTGGTCTGCATCGGTTTGGTGGTTCAATCTCCACAAAAGAAGTGTTAAAATTCCGTTTAGATCATGCAAGAGCCAGAGATGCAGTTTTACTGAGTCCCAATTTTTCCAAATTATTGGAGCAGTTGGGAGTTTTGGGTAAACCGAAAAAACTTCCAACTTTGTTTATGGAGAGTAAGGTTCATTCAAAAGAAGAGTATTTGCTCCGACCTGATTTGGGAAGAAGGTTGTCTCTCGAGTCAATTGCCAACTTACAGACATTTGCTGGTGAATGTGATTTGGTTCTTATCGGAGTTGATGGGCTATCAGCAAAAGCAATTGACGAAAATTTAATTCCTTTTTTAAAAATTCTGATAGATGCTATAAGTAAAACAGGTTTACGCCTTGGGCCTTTGGTTCTTTCGAAATGGGGAAGGGTTGCCATAGGTGATGAAATAGGTGAGGTTTTGAATTCTAAAATTTCGATTGTAATCATTGGGGAGAGGCCAGGATTGTCATCGGCAGATAGTTTGGGTGTTTATATCACCTACAGTCCGCAAGTTGGGAAAACAGATGAATGTCGCAATTGTATTTCTAATGTCCGTCCAGGTGGATTTGGATTTGAAGCTGCTGTAGCAAAAACTATGTATTTAATAGAAGAATCCATTCGTAGAAAACTATCCGGAGTAGAATTAAAAGATGAGATGCCTCCAGAATTTTTATTAAAATCGAAAGAAAATCCGAACCTAAGCGCTTAA
- a CDS encoding cysteine-rich CWC family protein: MEKSQTPNLNNSDVIQDLPKHEEKICPNCSRIFECKVGSISLCQCTKVTLSLEEREYLALQFADCLCYQCMEKLAFEYRIAKSYKTLTWSF; encoded by the coding sequence TTGGAAAAATCCCAAACACCCAACCTAAACAATTCCGACGTTATTCAAGATTTACCGAAACATGAAGAGAAAATTTGTCCCAATTGTTCTCGAATATTTGAATGTAAAGTTGGGTCCATAAGTCTTTGCCAATGTACAAAAGTTACACTTTCTTTAGAAGAACGTGAGTATTTAGCCCTACAATTTGCTGATTGTCTTTGTTATCAATGTATGGAAAAGTTAGCCTTTGAATACAGAATTGCAAAATCTTATAAGACTCTCACATGGAGTTTTTGA
- a CDS encoding proline dehydrogenase family protein: protein MDELLELGSKALRKAALNIDAKEYILKNEILFKTLKKAADRYSGGETLEETIPMVISENQIGNKCSIEFMGESTKTIQEVTEVTDEFLRIVKEIKLQKLHSTISLDLSHIGLNLSKEFCRENLEKICIDAKNAEIEVIVSAEDIEKTDAILDVYKQSHKVFDNIAITLQAYLYRTKEDFQELIREKGRIRIVKGAFETPVGHSISRGELLDSVYLDYVEQLISQNHKCSIATHHHKIQQEAKALIEKYKPNPNSYEFESLYGIQTEQLAALREEGHPTKLYFVYGKEWYLYLCNRIAEHPLNIFRALDDIVA, encoded by the coding sequence ATGGATGAACTATTGGAATTAGGGTCGAAAGCCTTAAGAAAAGCGGCATTGAATATTGATGCAAAAGAATATATTTTAAAAAACGAAATACTTTTTAAAACATTGAAGAAAGCAGCCGATCGATATAGCGGTGGTGAAACTTTAGAAGAAACTATTCCAATGGTTATTTCAGAAAACCAAATAGGGAATAAGTGCTCTATTGAGTTTATGGGTGAAAGTACAAAAACCATTCAGGAAGTAACCGAAGTTACTGATGAGTTTCTTCGTATTGTTAAAGAAATTAAACTACAGAAACTACATTCTACAATTTCATTGGACCTTTCTCATATAGGGCTAAACCTTTCAAAAGAATTCTGTCGGGAAAATTTAGAAAAAATTTGTATAGATGCAAAAAATGCAGAAATAGAAGTGATAGTTAGTGCAGAGGATATCGAAAAAACGGATGCGATCCTTGATGTTTATAAACAATCCCATAAGGTTTTCGATAATATTGCCATCACTCTACAGGCATACTTGTATAGGACAAAAGAAGACTTTCAAGAACTCATCCGAGAGAAAGGAAGAATTCGTATCGTAAAAGGTGCCTTTGAAACTCCCGTCGGACATTCTATCTCGCGGGGCGAATTATTGGATTCTGTCTATTTAGATTACGTAGAACAATTGATTTCGCAAAACCATAAATGTTCCATTGCCACACACCATCATAAAATACAACAGGAAGCAAAAGCTCTAATTGAAAAATACAAACCAAATCCAAATTCGTATGAATTTGAAAGTTTATATGGTATTCAAACAGAGCAGTTGGCCGCCCTTCGGGAGGAGGGTCACCCTACAAAACTTTATTTTGTTTATGGAAAAGAATGGTATCTCTATCTTTGTAATCGAATAGCCGAACACCCATTAAATATATTTAGAGCTTTAGATGATATTGTGGCTTAA
- a CDS encoding helix-turn-helix transcriptional regulator: MTNIFFLVPLFASLANVSCFIENITRDHRFHRLLSVFYFAIGIQNAATAALCLAPNETTGIAIWIFQCHSFFLLAPVLVALCSFCTGRKLLNQATIGIAIYALAIDLLCSSIPKTFVYGFSPLSFGMAPLLTVFGGFLGGSVHFFAISVSLYFVLFPLEWITFLNRKKFIISLCVWWFGLFSNFLPMYGFNFPPLHPVVDATLSVLLSIYLNRYNTARPSIYSLIASILISLAVGLLIGIIVLGILPTFPFKEFATSVITTVTSLLFFAYLLKTSLKENKPNLSFSLSLETFSLSKQELRICELVAEGHSRSFIRLILNVSDGTLRNHLKSIYSKVLPESNSTSKDQLQRLTVFLSKQKLLEGKSDK, translated from the coding sequence TTGACGAATATATTCTTTTTGGTGCCTCTCTTTGCTTCTTTGGCAAACGTTAGCTGTTTTATAGAAAATATAACGCGGGACCACCGTTTTCATCGGCTACTCAGTGTGTTTTATTTCGCTATTGGGATTCAAAATGCGGCTACTGCTGCCCTTTGCCTTGCACCGAATGAAACTACTGGCATAGCTATTTGGATTTTCCAATGCCATTCATTTTTTCTTTTAGCTCCTGTCCTTGTTGCTTTGTGTTCATTTTGTACAGGCAGGAAATTGTTGAATCAGGCTACAATTGGCATTGCTATTTATGCTCTGGCGATAGATTTACTTTGTTCTTCCATTCCAAAAACCTTTGTTTATGGATTTTCCCCACTTTCTTTTGGAATGGCACCTTTACTTACTGTTTTCGGTGGGTTTCTTGGTGGTTCTGTCCACTTTTTTGCTATTTCTGTGTCTTTGTATTTTGTTCTTTTCCCATTAGAATGGATTACATTTTTGAATCGTAAGAAGTTTATCATTTCGTTATGTGTTTGGTGGTTTGGGCTTTTTTCCAATTTTTTACCGATGTATGGATTTAACTTTCCTCCATTACATCCCGTAGTGGATGCCACACTTTCTGTGTTACTTTCCATCTATTTGAATCGCTATAATACAGCAAGGCCAAGTATATACAGTCTCATTGCTTCTATTTTGATTTCTTTAGCAGTCGGATTACTTATTGGGATTATAGTTTTAGGAATTCTTCCTACTTTTCCTTTCAAAGAATTTGCCACTTCTGTGATTACAACAGTAACCAGTCTTTTGTTTTTTGCCTATTTGTTGAAAACGTCTTTGAAAGAAAATAAGCCAAACCTTTCTTTTTCATTGTCACTTGAAACATTCTCTTTATCAAAACAAGAACTCAGAATCTGTGAGTTGGTAGCTGAAGGGCATAGTCGTTCGTTCATTCGTCTGATTCTTAATGTATCGGATGGAACTTTAAGGAACCATTTGAAAAGTATATATTCCAAAGTATTACCTGAATCCAATTCCACATCGAAAGACCAACTACAAAGATTGACAGTATTTTTATCTAAACAAAAGTTATTGGAAGGAAAATCTGATAAATAA
- a CDS encoding DUF1554 domain-containing protein: MHSLIFKKKNIFIFPFIHSFFILIFSLGILTHCDSSSLENICDSDSTSFSKTIAAKSILGDTSPHCFLMSVSSFTVGGKISGLTGAGLTLILNHKETLVIASGSTEFTFPNQIPIGSNYEVNFAKQADGNFCELVNSTGKVTNKNIQDIEINCQSSCINCIIFITQNTYPANIGKASHFDASCQSDPNYPGSGNFKAMVVDGISRRASITSNLGDGQIDWVFKANQAYIRPNGINIETSNANGLFTSTISTPITTTTSDHWTGLNAEWTTNLDGACLKWTTNTAWELGIAGDAYTQDILTLTAGKGLQQCSVNRELVCVEQ; encoded by the coding sequence ATGCACTCGCTTATATTTAAGAAGAAAAATATTTTTATTTTTCCTTTCATTCATTCTTTTTTTATTCTTATTTTTTCTTTGGGAATTCTAACTCACTGTGATTCCTCCTCTCTGGAAAACATATGTGATTCAGATTCAACATCCTTTTCAAAAACAATTGCAGCAAAATCAATATTAGGTGATACAAGCCCACATTGTTTCCTGATGAGTGTCTCAAGTTTTACTGTTGGTGGAAAAATCTCTGGGCTTACGGGTGCTGGATTGACATTGATTTTAAATCATAAAGAAACGCTAGTGATTGCCTCTGGTAGCACAGAGTTTACTTTTCCAAATCAAATTCCGATTGGCTCTAACTACGAAGTTAATTTTGCGAAGCAAGCAGACGGTAACTTCTGTGAGCTGGTAAATTCCACAGGAAAGGTTACCAACAAAAACATACAGGATATTGAAATCAATTGTCAATCTTCTTGTATAAACTGTATTATATTTATTACTCAGAATACATACCCTGCCAATATTGGCAAAGCTTCTCACTTTGATGCAAGCTGTCAGTCAGATCCAAACTACCCAGGCTCTGGTAATTTCAAAGCAATGGTCGTCGACGGAATATCACGAAGAGCAAGTATCACATCAAATTTGGGCGATGGTCAGATCGATTGGGTTTTCAAAGCAAACCAGGCTTACATACGACCAAACGGAATCAATATAGAAACATCGAATGCCAATGGATTATTTACCTCTACAATTTCTACACCAATTACAACAACTACCTCTGACCATTGGACGGGACTCAATGCAGAATGGACAACAAATTTAGATGGAGCTTGTTTGAAGTGGACTACCAATACCGCTTGGGAATTGGGAATCGCAGGAGATGCCTATACTCAAGATATTTTAACACTCACTGCCGGGAAAGGACTTCAGCAGTGTTCTGTCAATCGCGAGTTAGTTTGTGTTGAGCAGTAA
- a CDS encoding glutathione S-transferase family protein has translation MDNYYSADLLLYIHPLASFCHKVLIALYENGTEFEPRIVDFLKEDSSAAELFAYWPVGKIPLLRDRKRKKTIPETSIIIEYLDVHYPGPIKLIPMDEELAFETRLWDRFFDLYISVPIQKIVVDRLRPNGQNDLLGVEEAYNTLKTSYDMVENQLSSQGLITGDHFTMADCSAVPALFYADTIVSFRNTHPKTTAYFERLLERPSVKRTIDEAEPYFHMYPLSDKISKRFRKIGS, from the coding sequence ATGGATAACTATTATTCAGCCGACCTTCTACTTTACATCCATCCCCTGGCCTCCTTTTGCCATAAGGTACTAATCGCCTTATATGAAAATGGGACAGAATTTGAACCTCGAATCGTGGATTTCTTAAAGGAAGATTCCAGTGCTGCCGAACTCTTCGCTTACTGGCCTGTAGGAAAGATTCCACTTCTGCGTGATCGAAAACGAAAAAAGACAATTCCCGAAACTTCCATTATTATTGAGTATCTGGATGTACATTATCCTGGCCCAATCAAATTAATCCCAATGGACGAGGAACTTGCATTCGAAACTAGGCTTTGGGACAGGTTCTTTGATTTGTATATCAGCGTTCCCATCCAAAAAATTGTAGTCGATCGGTTGCGACCCAATGGTCAAAACGATCTCTTGGGAGTAGAAGAGGCATACAATACATTGAAAACTTCTTATGATATGGTGGAGAACCAGTTGAGTTCCCAAGGTTTAATTACAGGGGATCACTTTACAATGGCTGACTGTTCGGCGGTTCCTGCTTTATTTTATGCAGATACGATTGTTAGTTTTCGAAACACTCACCCAAAGACCACAGCTTATTTTGAACGGTTATTGGAAAGACCTTCCGTTAAACGCACGATAGACGAAGCAGAACCATATTTTCATATGTATCCGTTGAGTGATAAAATTTCAAAACGATTCCGAAAAATTGGATCTTGA